One Nonomuraea angiospora DNA segment encodes these proteins:
- a CDS encoding GH25 family lysozyme has protein sequence MGGVAEAADGVPGVDVSNWTGEVDWGSVASGGAKFAFVQATEGTNYRNPSFDAQYGGAAGAGLIRGAYHFAQPHESDGTAQADYFLQNGGNWISDGQTLPGVLDIEDNPYKDKNGKNNCYDLSAEDMVNWIKDFTKKYHEATGRRAIIYTTTSWWQTCTGNSDKFKSNPLWLARWGADPGELPKGWKRHTFWQSAEKGTLAGGQNSFNGSESQLKELANPPAEVTVSGAARNRKTYTVTVSNTGPHPVKDVKVSGRAFGGQRVVKAPGCKFSGTAVLCQVGELTRGQKTTFTITTKPSRSKGTVGLYVTVGSVKLTLKTR, from the coding sequence ATGGGTGGAGTCGCGGAGGCGGCCGACGGTGTGCCCGGGGTCGACGTCAGTAACTGGACGGGCGAGGTCGACTGGGGAAGCGTGGCCTCCGGGGGTGCGAAGTTCGCGTTCGTCCAGGCCACCGAGGGGACGAACTACCGCAACCCCAGTTTCGACGCCCAGTACGGCGGCGCCGCGGGGGCCGGGCTGATCCGGGGCGCATATCACTTTGCGCAACCACACGAATCCGACGGGACGGCTCAGGCCGACTATTTCCTGCAGAACGGCGGCAACTGGATCAGCGACGGTCAAACGCTGCCCGGAGTGCTCGATATCGAGGACAACCCGTACAAGGACAAGAACGGCAAGAACAACTGCTACGACCTGTCCGCCGAGGACATGGTCAACTGGATCAAGGACTTCACGAAGAAGTACCACGAGGCCACCGGCCGCCGCGCGATCATCTACACCACCACGAGCTGGTGGCAGACCTGTACGGGGAACTCCGACAAGTTCAAGTCCAACCCGCTCTGGCTCGCCCGCTGGGGCGCTGACCCCGGTGAGCTGCCGAAGGGCTGGAAGCGGCACACGTTCTGGCAGTCGGCGGAGAAGGGCACGCTGGCCGGTGGGCAGAACTCGTTCAACGGCTCCGAGTCCCAGCTCAAGGAGCTGGCCAACCCGCCGGCCGAGGTGACGGTCTCGGGCGCGGCCCGCAACCGTAAGACGTACACGGTCACCGTCTCGAACACCGGCCCGCACCCCGTCAAGGACGTCAAGGTGTCGGGGCGGGCGTTCGGCGGGCAGCGCGTGGTGAAGGCGCCCGGGTGCAAGTTCAGCGGCACGGCGGTGCTGTGCCAGGTGGGTGAGCTGACGCGGGGACAGAAGACGACGTTCACGATCACCACGAAGCCGTCCAG